The Silvibacterium dinghuense DNA window TTTCTATGACAGCTCGACAGAGCTTGGCACCGCAACGCTCAGCGATGGCGTGGCCAGCTATTCCACCAGCAGCCTCTCTGTCGGTTCGCACAGCCTTACTGCCGTCTATGCGGGCTCGGCGCCTTACGGGGCCAGCACTTCGAACACTGTCACAGAGGTCATCACCTCGACCTTCAGCCTTTCGATCACGCCCACCTCGCATACCGTGTACACCGGCGAGTCGCCCACCTACACCGTCACAGTCACTCCGGGCAGCGGCTTTACACTCAGCGTAGCCCTCACCTGCTCAGGCGTTCCCAGCAATACCACCTGTAGCCTCTCGCCTTCGACCGTCACAGGTGGAAGCGGCACATCGAAGCTGACCATCGCGACTACGGCGCCGTCTCAATCCTCTGCAGGCATTGCAACACTCTCTGGCCGCGGGCTTCTGGCTACGTGCCTCGCTCTTCTGATGCTGCTTCTGCCCTGGCATGCCCGCAGAACGGTACGTGGACTCTTGATCGCCCTCGCGGGCGTGCTGCTGACCACTGCATGCATGAGCGGCTGCGGCTCATCCGGCACTTTGACCGGAGGAACACCCGCCGGCACGTACACCATCACGGTCACAGGAACCGCCGTCGACGGCTCCGTCACCACAACAAAGACGGCCACCACGACGCTCATCGTGAAGTCGATGTTCTAAACGCAGGCCGCGAGGCGAAGGATGAGAAGGCTCATGTTTTTGCAGGGAAAGAAATCATGCAATACAGCGCTGGCATGGCACGGCATCGTGCTTGGAATGGCACTCCTCTTCGATCTGATCGGAGGAGCCGTGCCAGCCTGCGCACAGGTCGCTGCGTCCTCAAGCGGTGCCGGCCAGTCACTATGGGTCGGCGGAGAATACACCAATCTGCGCGCCGGCTTCCCCTACGACAGCAGTTATCGCATCGGCGGGTTGGGCGCTTATGCCAACTTCAACTGGAACCATCATCTCGGCATACAGGGAGAGGCCGCGTGGCTGCGGTTTCAGGGCTTCGAAGGTGAAACGGAGAGCGACTATCTCATCGGCCCCCGCTACACCTTTCTGCACAGCCCTAAGTGGAGACCCTATGCCTCTCTGGAAGTCGGAGGCGTCCGCATGCACTACCCCTTCGATATCGGCAATGGCAGCTTCTTTACGCTGGCCCCCACCGGCGGAGTTGAATACCGCCTGAATACACATTGGTCCACACGGATTCAGTATCAGTACCAGTATCTATTCCACTCTCCTAACTTCACCGATGAACCACAGTTCGGCATTCGCCCCAGTGGAGTGCAGATCGGCGTCGCTTATCGTCTGCGTGGATGGTGAGTCTGGCTCCACATGCTTTTTAAAGCACAAACTGGTGGAGCACTTCGTCGCGCGTTCATCAAAAAAGACAAGGAAAAAGATTCGCCACATTCTCAAGCAACGCCTCAACGAGATGAAGCCCTATGCGTGGCCAGAAAATATCCGCGAACTGCAAAATGTGCTTGTTCTTCGATCCTAGCTGCCTTATTCCTGCACAAAGGCATCGATCCGGCACACCTGTACCTGCAAAATCGTCGGGAAATCTTTCCGACATGGTAATGCGCGAATCGGTCCCAGGAAACGAGGGTTTTAATAAGAGCTTCTGGACAATAGCCCCTGGAACTTGTAATCCAGCTCAAAGAATCCGTAATTCGCACCTGTCGCTTTTGGATAAATGGCGCCGATCACGGACTTACCGTAAGCGTGCGCATAATAAGTGCCCAATGAAAGCTGCTTCGTGAGAGCAATATCCGCACTGGCATCGAAGACAGAGCTGAAGCTGTTATGACTGTTGGCCGGTCTGCCGGTATAGCCGAATACGGTGTTATCAAAGGCTCCGCCGCCCTGATACCAGAAGTCCGAAGCAGAAGTAAGTTTGAGGAAATGCAAATCCGAGCGCAGGTCAATTCGCTTCGACGGCTTGTCGACCACCTGCGCAAAGGAATCCGTTGAATTCATCAGGTTATAGAAAGGAAAGCGCGCATACACGCGTGGCGTAGGCAACACCTGAAAAAAGGTGTTATGGGTTCCATCGGTGGCGTTATTGTCGCCAGTAGAGCGGAAATAGCCGCCGCGAATCCAGGGTGTCGTACGAACGCTATCGAGGTGCAATCCACCTTCCGCAGCCACTGCTCCCGCGGAATCCCCGAGTTTTCCCCACGAGCCGAACTGGCCGGCACCCCAGAGCACAACGTCTGCAGTAACACCTGTTGCTACGGGCGCCGTGGCGATCATGTCTCCGCCATAAGTGCCGATGCGGATATTCTTGTGGTCCTGCGCACGTGCCGCGGCCGATCGATTATCTGTCTTGGTTAAACCGGTGCGCCCATCGTGATAACCAAGCCCGAAGCCTCGCAGAAGAACATGCTGCCGGGCCAGCGAGCGAGTGTAAGCCAGGTACTGAATATCCACGTTGAGTTCCGGATTCGCATTCATGTTGAAGACACCCTGTATTGCGCGTCCTGCCATCGCGGTAAGATCCCAGTCCTTGCCGCCCAACTTGGCATCCGCGCCGTCAAAAGAACGCTGCCCATTGGAGAAACCGAAGTTGCCGACCAGTCGTTGCGCAACACGATTGGTCTGCAACCATGCGAGAGTGCTGTTACCAGGCGTTGTTTCCTGGCCTTCGAAGAACTCGAAACGTCCGATGCGAATTGCGGACTTATCGTCTGCAAAGTGGTAGCGCAGAAATCCCTGGCGGAAAGATGCAGCAGCGGGCATATCGTTGTTGCTGTTGGAAGCATAATAAGTACCGCCAAGACCCAGCTGTCCCTGCGCTGAAACGGTGGAAACGGCATCTGTGGGCAGCCAGAGCTCGGCACTCTGACCCAATTCCAACTGATAATCCCAATGATGCATGCGCTGCCAGACGGCAAGACGCACTAAAGAGTCCTGGTGCGCATATTGTTCGGCGTTCGGTGTAGCAGCAAACCATTGCGTAACGTTCGTCCGCTCACGCACACTCGCGCTGAAGTGGACATCACTCGCTGACGAAGTGGGCGATCCGCTCTGTGCGAACAACACAGAGCTGCATGCGGCAAGTAGGGTTGCGGTAAGAAAGTGCTTCACTTGCAAGCTCCTGAAAAGAAGTAGACGAATAGGCACGGAATGGCACATGCCGGTCTCGCTCGGCATAGTTCACGAAAGAGGGGTATAAGGACAGGGCTTATGCTGCGACAACATCCTCAGATGCAACACCAGCTGCATCCGCGCTGTGAGTCTGCAGAGCAAGGCCACCGGCACCGATCCAGGTCCGAGTCCATGTTCGCGATACGACCGTGATCATGACCAGCACCAGAGCGGCAAAACCTGCATAGGCGGCAAAACCCGGACCGAACGATCCCAGATGCTGTTTGGATTGTCCCAGCACATTAGGCAGAATCGAGCCTCCGAGAGCGCCGATCTCACCGATCATGCTGCCGGCAACCGCGGTTGCCAGCGGCCAGCGGAACGGCACGAGCTGGAACGTGGCTCCATTACCTGCACCCAGCGCAGCGAAGGCAATCATGAATAACGCAGTGGTCGCGCCAAGCGCGGGCGAAGTGCTCAGGCCGATGAGTGCACCGATCACAATTGCAAAAACACCGTACAGCGTACGAATGCCGCCGATTTTGTCCGAGAGCCATCCGCCCAATACACGGGTCAGGCTACCGACCAGCGTCGCACACATCGTTAACGTCCCGGCTTGTGTCTTTGCGATGTGGAACTGAGCGACGAAAAGCGAGGGCAGAAATGTGGCAAGCCCAAGAAAACCGCCAAAAGTGATGATGTAGATCAGATTGAAATACCAGCCATCTGCCTCAACAAGACACTTCAGATGCTCACCCAGGGAGCGATGCTCTGTATCGGGCGGCTCCTTCGCGAATACTGCCATGACGATCAACGGTATCAGCATGAAAGCAGCAGCCAGGCCATAGACATGGTTCCATCCGTAAACATGTGCCAGCCTGGGAGCAAAGAACGCAGCAAGAGCAGTACCGCTATTGCCTGCACCGGCAATGCCCATCGCCAGCCCTTTGTACTGCTTCGGGAACCATCCGGAACCGAGTGAAAGCGCAACGCCAAAGCTGGCTCCAGCAGTACCGAGCAGTACGCCCATGGCAAGCACCGTCGAGAAGGAATGAACAAAAAAGAGGCCGAAGAGCAGCGCCGCAATAATGCAGCTCATCTCCACTATCGCGGCATTCTTGCGGCCGATGTACTGACCGAGAACACCCAGCGGAAAACGCATCAGTGCTCCGGCGAAGGTGGGAAGCGACACCATCAGGCCGATCTGCGCCGGCGAAAGATGAAACTGCTCCGAGATAAATGGCCCCATGGCACCATTCAGTACCCAGACAGCAAAGGTGAAGTCAAAATAGAGGAATGAAGCAAAGAGGGTCATGGGATGACCCGAATGAAGAAACTGCTTGATGTTGGCCACTGGAAGCTCCTTATTCAAAACAGATGGATGGAAGTGCAGTGTCGCGGCAGGACGACAGCAAAGGAGCGAACTTCCTGGTTCAGCTCTGGGTAGAGATACTCGCGGCGGCCATGGGCGCGAGTGGAAAGCATAGGGTCAGCGAGTGCGTTCGACACGAACAGCACACTGCTTATAATTCGGCTCGCGGCTGATGGGATCGAATGCGCCCAATGTCACGAGATTGGAATTTTGCTCTGCAAAATGAAACGGCATGAAGACCTGCCCCGGTGCAACGATGCCGGTGATGCGCAGCTCCACATTGCGCACGCTGGAACGGCGCGAGCACACCGTAACCCGGTCATGCTGGCTGAGCGAGAGCCGCTCTGCATCCGCCGGATTCATCTCCAGCCACGCATTCGGCTGCATGGCATCCAGCATGGCGACCGCGCCGGTTTTCGTCCGCGTATGCCAATGCTCCACGGTGCGGCCCGTATTCAGGATGAGATCGAACTCATGATCCGGCTGCTCCACGAAGGGGAGACATGGCACACGATGCAAGAGAGCTCGTCCGTTTTCACGCGGAAAAATGCCGTCGCGGTACAGGCGGTCACCACCCCACTGCGCGCCTCCCTGCTCCTCGATCTGTTGCCATGTGAAGGAGCTATAGTCGCAAAGACGGCCCGCAGAAACACGCTGCCACTCCAGCCATGCATCGTGTGTTGAGCTCCATCCTAGAAAGAGTGAGCCTTTCGCGCCGAGCCTCTCTGCCAGCGCCAGGAAGATGTCAAAGTCTCGGCGCGCCTCGCCGGGAGGTACAGCGAACGCATTCACCTTGCTAATACGGCGCTCGGAGTTGGTATAAGTACCTTCTTTTTCCCCCCAGATAGCCGCAGGCAGTACAAGATCGGCATAATCCATCGTCGGCGTGGGATAAAAGCCATCCTGGACGACCACGAATTCCGTCGACTCGAAGGCCTGTTCAAGCAGCTTGAGGTTCGGGAAGGAAACTACCGGGTTGGTCGCGATAATCCAGAGGGCCTTGATCTGCCCCTTCACTGCGGCTTCGATGATGTCGGGATAAGCCAGCCCGCGCGCCGTCGGCAAAGAATCCTCGGAAACATTCCATATCCCGGCGAGGTCGCGCCGATCCTGCGCATTCTCAAAGCGCCGATAGCCGGGGAGCGCAGAGGTGAAGCTGCTCTCGCGCGAACCCATCGCATTGCACTGGCCGGTAATGGAGAACGGCGCACCACCAGTCCGGCCGATATTCCCCGTGAGGATCGCGAGATTATTGATGGCAGCAACAGTCACCGCACCTTGAGTAGAGTGATTGACCCCCATCGTCCAGCCGATAAAGGCCGAAGATGCGCGCCCGTACAGATGGGCCACATGCTCAAGCGTTTCAGTTGAAAGACCGGTCGTTGCGCTGACAGCTTCCGGAGTGAAGTCGGCAGCGAACTCGACAAATGCCTCAAACCCTTCCGCATGCGCATCGATGTATGCACGGTCGATCAGTCCGTCGCGGAGAAGGATGTGCGCGATGCCATTGAGTAATGCGATGTCAGAGCGTGGCTTCACGGGAAGATGCAGATCGGCCATCATCGCAGTCTTGGTCACGCGCGGATCAGCAACGATCAGCACCTGCCCCGGTCGCTTACGAAGCCGGTTGCAAAGAATAGGGTGATTGTCGGCAATGTTCGCACCGATGAGCAACACGACGTCCGCGGTCTCGAGATCGGCATATGCACCAGGCGGACCATCCGAACCAAAACTTAACTTGTACCCCGAAACGGCGCTGGCCATGCAGAGCGTAGTGTTCCCGTCATAATTGCGCGTACCAAAGCCAAGCTGAACCAGCTTTCCAAGCGTGTAAAACTCCTCGGTCAGAAGCTGCCCTGTGCTAATAACTCCGAGAGCATTGTTTCCAAAGCGCTGTTGTATAGAGCCGATACGCGATGTCATGAGGTCCAGTGCCTCATCCCAGGAAATCGGCTCCAGCTGTGTGCCACGCCCACCGCGGCGATAGAGCGGTGTCGTAGCGCGGCCTGGTGATTCCACCATGAGATGCTCGCTCAGACCTTT harbors:
- a CDS encoding molybdopterin oxidoreductase family protein; the encoded protein is MKKRRVQYANAAASDRSASRKESLLTSALRWLGIDTSRAQYAYGRDPRFGFISESRVADTWTRTTCGYCSVGCGMLVGTKDGHPVAARGNPDHPVNRGKLCPKGLSEHLMVESPGRATTPLYRRGGRGTQLEPISWDEALDLMTSRIGSIQQRFGNNALGVISTGQLLTEEFYTLGKLVQLGFGTRNYDGNTTLCMASAVSGYKLSFGSDGPPGAYADLETADVVLLIGANIADNHPILCNRLRKRPGQVLIVADPRVTKTAMMADLHLPVKPRSDIALLNGIAHILLRDGLIDRAYIDAHAEGFEAFVEFAADFTPEAVSATTGLSTETLEHVAHLYGRASSAFIGWTMGVNHSTQGAVTVAAINNLAILTGNIGRTGGAPFSITGQCNAMGSRESSFTSALPGYRRFENAQDRRDLAGIWNVSEDSLPTARGLAYPDIIEAAVKGQIKALWIIATNPVVSFPNLKLLEQAFESTEFVVVQDGFYPTPTMDYADLVLPAAIWGEKEGTYTNSERRISKVNAFAVPPGEARRDFDIFLALAERLGAKGSLFLGWSSTHDAWLEWQRVSAGRLCDYSSFTWQQIEEQGGAQWGGDRLYRDGIFPRENGRALLHRVPCLPFVEQPDHEFDLILNTGRTVEHWHTRTKTGAVAMLDAMQPNAWLEMNPADAERLSLSQHDRVTVCSRRSSVRNVELRITGIVAPGQVFMPFHFAEQNSNLVTLGAFDPISREPNYKQCAVRVERTR
- a CDS encoding outer membrane beta-barrel protein; protein product: MFLQGKKSCNTALAWHGIVLGMALLFDLIGGAVPACAQVAASSSGAGQSLWVGGEYTNLRAGFPYDSSYRIGGLGAYANFNWNHHLGIQGEAAWLRFQGFEGETESDYLIGPRYTFLHSPKWRPYASLEVGGVRMHYPFDIGNGSFFTLAPTGGVEYRLNTHWSTRIQYQYQYLFHSPNFTDEPQFGIRPSGVQIGVAYRLRGW
- a CDS encoding alginate export family protein; translated protein: MKHFLTATLLAACSSVLFAQSGSPTSSASDVHFSASVRERTNVTQWFAATPNAEQYAHQDSLVRLAVWQRMHHWDYQLELGQSAELWLPTDAVSTVSAQGQLGLGGTYYASNSNNDMPAAASFRQGFLRYHFADDKSAIRIGRFEFFEGQETTPGNSTLAWLQTNRVAQRLVGNFGFSNGQRSFDGADAKLGGKDWDLTAMAGRAIQGVFNMNANPELNVDIQYLAYTRSLARQHVLLRGFGLGYHDGRTGLTKTDNRSAAARAQDHKNIRIGTYGGDMIATAPVATGVTADVVLWGAGQFGSWGKLGDSAGAVAAEGGLHLDSVRTTPWIRGGYFRSTGDNNATDGTHNTFFQVLPTPRVYARFPFYNLMNSTDSFAQVVDKPSKRIDLRSDLHFLKLTSASDFWYQGGGAFDNTVFGYTGRPANSHNSFSSVFDASADIALTKQLSLGTYYAHAYGKSVIGAIYPKATGANYGFFELDYKFQGLLSRSSY
- a CDS encoding MFS transporter, which produces MANIKQFLHSGHPMTLFASFLYFDFTFAVWVLNGAMGPFISEQFHLSPAQIGLMVSLPTFAGALMRFPLGVLGQYIGRKNAAIVEMSCIIAALLFGLFFVHSFSTVLAMGVLLGTAGASFGVALSLGSGWFPKQYKGLAMGIAGAGNSGTALAAFFAPRLAHVYGWNHVYGLAAAFMLIPLIVMAVFAKEPPDTEHRSLGEHLKCLVEADGWYFNLIYIITFGGFLGLATFLPSLFVAQFHIAKTQAGTLTMCATLVGSLTRVLGGWLSDKIGGIRTLYGVFAIVIGALIGLSTSPALGATTALFMIAFAALGAGNGATFQLVPFRWPLATAVAGSMIGEIGALGGSILPNVLGQSKQHLGSFGPGFAAYAGFAALVLVMITVVSRTWTRTWIGAGGLALQTHSADAAGVASEDVVAA